From one Cucurbita pepo subsp. pepo cultivar mu-cu-16 chromosome LG17, ASM280686v2, whole genome shotgun sequence genomic stretch:
- the LOC111779062 gene encoding uncharacterized protein LOC111779062 isoform X2: MPTRVVGVEEGKASATGAAIANGSTRTNSPVKAFPFRFLQLFFLFLLVFLGISLASLHTVKYFGSPNVAPQVARSIIRPCLEEPTSIERWIRPPSSLLHTMNDAQLLWRASFAPRVKKYPFKRVRKIAFMFLTKGPLPLSPLWERFFKGHQKLYSIYIHSLPFYVADFPPSSVFYRRQIPSKIAEWGRMSMCDAERRLLANALLDVGNECFVSAFDEPGIIGRGRYNESLAPEVNLTNWRKGSQWFEVNRELAVKMVEDTVYYPKFKKFCKPPCYVDEHYFQTLLSIKTPHLIANRSVTFVDWSRGGAHPAMFGDADIQGDFFRKLFESRTCVYNNQPSALCFLFARKFTPNALGRLLNVSSEIFGF, from the exons ATGCCGACTAGAGTGGTGGGGGTTGAGGAAGGAAAGGCCTCTGCCACCGGCGCTGCCATTGCCAATGGCAGCACTAGAACAAACAGTCCTGTCAAGGCCTTTCCCTTCAGGTTTCTTCAGCTCTTCTTTCTGTTTCTGCTTGTTTTCCTTGGAATATCACTTGCTAGTTTGCATACGGTGAAGTATTTTGGAAGTCCAAATGTGGCACCTCAAGTAGCACGGTCCATAATTCGACCTTGTCTTGAAGAGCCAACCAGTATAGAAAGATGGATCAGACCTCCATCAAGTCTTCTGCACACCATGAACGACGCCCAGCTTCTCTGGAGGGCGTCTTTTGCTCCTCGTGTCAAGAAGTATCCATTCAAGAGAGTTCGAAAAATTGCTTTCATGTTCTTGACCAAGGGACCACTGCCCTTGTCTCCTCTCTGGGAGCGGTTCTTCAAGGGACATCAGAAACtttattctatatatattcacTCTTTGCCATTTTATGTAGCTGATTTTCCACCGTCGTCGGTGTTTTACAGACGACAGATCCCGAGTAAG ATTGCCGAGTGGGGGAGGATGAGCATGTGTGATGCTGAGAGGAGACTGCTTGCCAATGCACTTCTTGATGTTGGAAATGAATG TTTCGTGAGTGCGTTCGATGAACCAGGAATCATCGGTAGGGGACGTTACAATGAAAGTTTGGCACCTGAGGTTAACCTCACCAATTGGCGGAAGGGATCTCAGTGGTTTGAAGTCAATAGAGAACTTGCAGTGAAGATGGTTGAAGACACAGTTTACTAccccaaatttaaaaagttctGCAAGCCACCATGTTATGTTGATGAACATTACTTCCAGACCCTGTTGAGCATCAAAACGCCTCATCTCATAGCAAACAGGAGTGTTACTTTTGTTGATTGGTCGAGGGGCGGTGCTCATCCTGCAATGTTCGGAGACGCAGACATCCAGGGCGATTTCTTCAGGAAACTTTTCGAAAGTAGAACGTGCGTTTACAATAACCAGCCATCAGCACTCTGTTTCCTTTTCGCTAGGAAGTTCACTCCAAATGCCTTGGGTCGTCTGTTAAACGTATCATCCGAAATCTTTGGATTTTGA
- the LOC111779062 gene encoding uncharacterized protein LOC111779062 isoform X1, producing the protein MPTRVVGVEEGKASATGAAIANGSTRTNSPVKAFPFRFLQLFFLFLLVFLGISLASLHTVKYFGSPNVAPQVARSIIRPCLEEPTSIERWIRPPSSLLHTMNDAQLLWRASFAPRVKKYPFKRVRKIAFMFLTKGPLPLSPLWERFFKGHQKLYSIYIHSLPFYVADFPPSSVFYRRQIPSKIAEWGRMSMCDAERRLLANALLDVGNEWFILLSESCIPLHNFSVIYHYLSRSRFSFVSAFDEPGIIGRGRYNESLAPEVNLTNWRKGSQWFEVNRELAVKMVEDTVYYPKFKKFCKPPCYVDEHYFQTLLSIKTPHLIANRSVTFVDWSRGGAHPAMFGDADIQGDFFRKLFESRTCVYNNQPSALCFLFARKFTPNALGRLLNVSSEIFGF; encoded by the exons ATGCCGACTAGAGTGGTGGGGGTTGAGGAAGGAAAGGCCTCTGCCACCGGCGCTGCCATTGCCAATGGCAGCACTAGAACAAACAGTCCTGTCAAGGCCTTTCCCTTCAGGTTTCTTCAGCTCTTCTTTCTGTTTCTGCTTGTTTTCCTTGGAATATCACTTGCTAGTTTGCATACGGTGAAGTATTTTGGAAGTCCAAATGTGGCACCTCAAGTAGCACGGTCCATAATTCGACCTTGTCTTGAAGAGCCAACCAGTATAGAAAGATGGATCAGACCTCCATCAAGTCTTCTGCACACCATGAACGACGCCCAGCTTCTCTGGAGGGCGTCTTTTGCTCCTCGTGTCAAGAAGTATCCATTCAAGAGAGTTCGAAAAATTGCTTTCATGTTCTTGACCAAGGGACCACTGCCCTTGTCTCCTCTCTGGGAGCGGTTCTTCAAGGGACATCAGAAACtttattctatatatattcacTCTTTGCCATTTTATGTAGCTGATTTTCCACCGTCGTCGGTGTTTTACAGACGACAGATCCCGAGTAAG ATTGCCGAGTGGGGGAGGATGAGCATGTGTGATGCTGAGAGGAGACTGCTTGCCAATGCACTTCTTGATGTTGGAAATGAATGGTTCATTCTTCTTTCCGAGTCTTGCATTCCTCTCCACAATTTCAGCGTCATTTATCACTACCTATCCCGATCCCGTTTCAGTTTCGTGAGTGCGTTCGATGAACCAGGAATCATCGGTAGGGGACGTTACAATGAAAGTTTGGCACCTGAGGTTAACCTCACCAATTGGCGGAAGGGATCTCAGTGGTTTGAAGTCAATAGAGAACTTGCAGTGAAGATGGTTGAAGACACAGTTTACTAccccaaatttaaaaagttctGCAAGCCACCATGTTATGTTGATGAACATTACTTCCAGACCCTGTTGAGCATCAAAACGCCTCATCTCATAGCAAACAGGAGTGTTACTTTTGTTGATTGGTCGAGGGGCGGTGCTCATCCTGCAATGTTCGGAGACGCAGACATCCAGGGCGATTTCTTCAGGAAACTTTTCGAAAGTAGAACGTGCGTTTACAATAACCAGCCATCAGCACTCTGTTTCCTTTTCGCTAGGAAGTTCACTCCAAATGCCTTGGGTCGTCTGTTAAACGTATCATCCGAAATCTTTGGATTTTGA